A region of Beijerinckia sp. 28-YEA-48 DNA encodes the following proteins:
- a CDS encoding intradiol ring-cleavage dioxygenase, translated as MFRTDASRRQILQRLVVTAAGGMMMPRDAFAQAAAGATQLLPHADVCVMTPASTEGPYYFDPKLVRSDITEGRPGVPVTVRLQMVDQACKPLPGARMDIWHCDALGLYSNYPGQGDDRAHPINTKGATYLRGTQMADERGVVDFKSIYPGWYPGRTTHIHFKAFINPTSVLTGQIFFPDAVSDVIYKNKPPYAGRKLARDTLNARDFIARSAGSASLANVKEDSDGYLVSMIIGVRPSSGGSRR; from the coding sequence ATGTTTCGCACAGATGCCAGCCGCAGGCAGATCCTCCAGCGGCTCGTCGTGACCGCTGCTGGCGGTATGATGATGCCGCGAGATGCTTTCGCCCAAGCAGCCGCAGGGGCCACGCAGCTCCTGCCTCATGCCGATGTCTGCGTCATGACGCCGGCATCAACGGAAGGGCCGTATTATTTCGACCCCAAACTGGTGCGATCCGACATCACGGAAGGGCGGCCGGGTGTGCCGGTCACCGTGCGTCTGCAGATGGTCGACCAGGCCTGCAAACCTTTGCCGGGGGCCCGAATGGACATCTGGCATTGCGATGCCCTGGGCCTCTATTCGAACTACCCGGGGCAGGGCGATGATCGCGCGCATCCCATCAATACCAAGGGCGCAACCTATCTGCGTGGGACGCAGATGGCCGATGAGCGTGGCGTTGTCGACTTCAAATCCATCTATCCCGGCTGGTATCCGGGGCGCACGACCCACATTCACTTCAAAGCTTTTATCAATCCCACCAGCGTTCTGACCGGGCAGATTTTCTTTCCCGATGCGGTGAGCGACGTCATTTACAAGAACAAGCCGCCTTACGCGGGCCGGAAGCTGGCGCGCGATACGCTCAACGCACGTGATTTTATCGCGCGTTCCGCTGGCTCCGCGTCTCTCGCCAACGTGAAGGAAGACAGCGATGGCTATCTCGTTTCCATGATCATCGGGGTCAGGCCATCATCGGGCGGTTCGAGGCGCTGA